In Primulina eburnea isolate SZY01 chromosome 14, ASM2296580v1, whole genome shotgun sequence, the following proteins share a genomic window:
- the LOC140812007 gene encoding NAD(P)H-quinone oxidoreductase subunit U, chloroplastic, with product MATGINISFPVGASFCTVTYRPARSRLRLLTRNDSSGDDPVSPEEVEVLEAGTVPSLISAVNVEKALRGIAITDGDHYGTLGVERGCSFDDVRVAYKNKLLDLDLDEEQLELLKESYRILGTAEERRLYDWSLARNENQDRYVWPFEIDKLTPIVSTDDPPSLQTPEDVRPTTWLGYFFFAWFFVSIVLFILLNT from the exons ATGGCTACAGGGATTAACATTTCATTTCCAGTCGGTGCATCTTTTTGCACAGTAACTTACCGACCGGCCAGGAGCAGGCTACGTTTGCTGACGAGAAATGATTCAAGTGGAGATGATCCTGTTTCTCCGGAGGAGGTGGAGGTTCTAGAAGCTGGGACAGTCCCTTCTCTGATATCTGCCGTAAACGTTGAGAAAGCTTTGCGTGGCATTG CAATAACGGATGGAGATCATTATGGGACGCTAGGAGTTGAGAGGGGATGCTCCTTCGATGATGTCAGAGTTgcgtacaagaacaagctgctGGATTTGGATTTGGACGAGGAACAACTGGAACTCTTAAAg gAATCATATCGTATTCTGGGTACGGCTGAGGAGAGGAGACTGTATGATTGGAGCTTAGCAAGGAATGAAAATCAAGACAGATACGTGTGGCCATTTGAGATAGACAAATTAACCCCAATAGTCTCCACTGACGACCCCCCTTCTCTTCAGACGCCGGAAGACGTTCGGCCAACCACATGGCTCGGTTATTTTTTCTTTGCTTGGTTTTTCGTATCCATCGTACTCTTTATACTGTTGAATACATAG